Within Leptospira brenneri, the genomic segment TGGCTTGGAAAGCAGAAAGAGAAGAAGGGAGAACCTCTCTGACCAAAAAAGATGTGATGAATCTCTTCTTTATGGGAGTGGTTGGCTATTATTTAGCCAGTCTTTTTGATTTTTTAGGACTCAAATACATCAGTGCTGGTCTCGAACGAATCATTCTTTTTATTTATCCTACTCTTGTTGTTTTATTATCATTTTTATTCTTAAAGAAAAAAATTCATAAAAGAGAAGTGTTTTCTCTGATTCTTACGTACACTGGAGTTTTTTTAGCCTATGGGCAGGATGTTCAATTCGGTTCTGCGAAAGATGTAAGTTTGGGTGCTTTTTTTATTTTGCTTTCTGCTCTTACTTATGCGATTTATTTGATGGGCAGTGGTTCCATCATTCCTAAGTTAGGTGCAAGAAAGTTTACAGCTTGGGCACTCATCATTTCTTCTTTTGTCGTGTTTCTTCATTTTGCTATTTTTGGATCTTACAAAGAACTCATCCAACCGTTTTCATTTTATGCACTTGCTTTTGTCATGGGTACTGTGAATACAGTAGTGCCAGCAGTTTTTGTTTCTGAAGGGATTAAACGAGTTGGTAGTAAAACAGCTGCTATCGTTGGCTCAGTTGGACCGATGTCGACTCTTTTCCTTGCGTATTGGTTACTGGATGAACCAATTACTATGTTACATAGCATTGGTACTTTATTCGTACTTACTGGTGTTTTTTGGATTAGTACGGCAAAAAAAGCAAAAGAAGTGTCTGTTTGAGAGAGAATTTTTCTTTCCAATTGTTACGACCAGTAGAGAATTAATGAACTATATGAACTTACGAAATCTGCTACTTCTCCTCGTATTTGTCACAACAGTATCCCAATCGGAGCTGTATGCGCAATTTACTTGTGAAGGATCGGCCTGTGGTTTTTTACCGCCAACGCTGACAGAAGCTGGGAATGGTTCCCTTAAAAAATTTGAAACTGGTTATTTAAATGAAGTACTCAAAACCAATTTAGAAGCGGGTTTTCTCGCTAATATAGGTGCAAGTAATATTGGTACAGGAACTGTAAGACGGATTCAATTTGGCGTCAGTGCCTCTGCTGCCGGATATAAAAAAGATGACATCCAAATTCAAGATTCTTATATCAAATATCCAAAACTTCCAAACGTGGGGGGAGCTGTCATTCCTTCCTTTCATTTGGATTTGAATCCAGGTTGGTTACTAGGTACAGAAGAAGGTGGCTACATTCGTAGAATTGGAATTTTCCTACATGGTATGAATGTTGCTGTGACAGAAGACCAAATTCAGTCAGCTTCTAATAATAAAAATTATGAAGGCCGTATCGCCGTACGCTCGTATGGTGGGATGCTTCGTTACCAACTGGTAGAAAAAGAAGGTTTTTTAATGAACCTCATCACTTGGAATGGAATCAATGTTGGTGTGGGTCATCATGTAATGGAACAAAATATGAGCCTCAGTTACTTGGAAGGGAAGGCGGCTCAAATTGAATTCCAAGGTGTGAAAGGAAAGTGGGGTGGAGATACCAACTTTGTTTTCAATACAAAAGTCCAAACTACAAATGTAGATTTACGTACGGGTCTTGGTGTATTCTGGATCGCGAACGTCATTGTGGGTGGAGGTTATAGTTGGAATTCGGGAAGTAATTCCGCTTCTCTTTCTAGACGAGGCCCTTTTCTCATCACTCTTAACGATTCACTACCTATGGAAATTCCTCGTGAGTACCAAGCAGCTCTTGATAAGGAACTTCTTGCCCAAAATCCAAATGCCACTCTGGGATTTCGTGCTTCCGGTGAATCCAACTCCAAACGTGGAATTGGCTACGGCATTGTAGGATTAGAACTAGATCTTTTCCTCGTGAAAGTCATTGCAGAAGGTTTATATGGTGGCAAAGATCTCTACTCTGCAAATCTAGGAGTGAAATTATCCTTTTAGGAAAACTTCCGGGAAATCCATAAAACCTTGCCATAGGGATCGCGAAATTTACCTTAAGTCTTAGGTCTAAGTTTCAATGAATTTATACAAACGCTACTCCCGGGCTTTCTTTTTCGCTTCTCAAGTTTTCTCTTTGGGGATTGTGGTTCCGATTGGAATTGCTCTAATTTTGTTCTATGTCGACCTGAGTCCCTTACAAGTAAAAACCTTCATCGGTTCTACAATCGCAGCGGCTCTAGTCAGTTTATTACTTCCTGCCTTCATTTTCCCTAAGAGGCTTAAGGAAATTAAGCAAGGGTTAGTGGATCTTGAGTCCCAAACAGAAAAGAGCACACAAACTTATGTGAACGTTTGGAACCTAATTGCAAGAACACCTGTGACTGGTGCTTTGGTCGGTGCGTCCCAATGGATTTTAGCCCTTCCTATTGTTGTTGGTCCTATGCTTTATCTTCCGGAAACCAGCAAATCGGATTCGTTTTATATTGTTTGTGTATTGTTTTTAACTGCCATTCTCAATGTTATCTTTTCCTTTATTCTTTTAGAAAGAGCTTCTCATTTAGTATTAGAAGATGATAGTTTCCAGGTAACATTTAAAGAACAGATTTCTCCTTATTACCGAAACCTAAGGAATACAGTTCCTATTATGTTTTCTCTTATGGTTATGGTCCTTGCCATTTTTGTTCTGATTTATGCATTCAATGTCAATGCAAAGACTTTAGAAAAAGCTTTTTCGAATCAGTTGTACAACTTCAATCAAAGTAACGAAGCTGGAATCCATGTTTATTTTGAGTCGGTGGAAAGTAATTTAAAGGAATTAGTTGCTTTGCCTGTGGTAAAAACAGCACTCGAAACCAAAAATTATAAATTAGCAGAACCGGTTTTAGCAAAGGTTACTGGAGATTCAAGGCTTCTTTTAGAAAATACTTTCCTTGCTTCTTTCGATGAAGGAACCCCCATTGTTGCCGCAGGACTTCCCAATGGAGCAAGTGTTGGTTATAAATTAGGGTCCAATCCTGAGGTTCTTGAAAATATCAATGCTGCAAAAGAAGGTAAACTCCATGTAGGAGTTGCTGTAAAATCTCCGATTAACGGAGATATTGTGATTATGGTCACAAGCCCAGTTAAAAATGCCAATGGAGCTGTGATTGGTATGGCCGGGATGCCCTTTCTCGTCGGTAAAGCCATGGAGTCCTTTCTAAAGAAGGTTAAAATTGGAACCACAGGGTATTCCTTTTTATTAGATAAAGAATCTAAGATGGTCTATCATCCAAATCCTAAGTATCTAATGCATAGTTTTAAAAATTCTGAATTTGAGACTTTGGCAAAAGAAGCTGGCGAAACAGATTCCTTTAGAAATCCTTGGGAAGGTTCTACTTTTTTACTGCGAAGAAAGGTGAGTGAAAAATACGGCCTACAGTTCTTTTCTACAATTGATATCAAAGAAATTGAAGTAGAGAGCCTAACGGCACTTAGGGGACTTACTGTGATTAACATTGCTGGTGCTATCTTTATTGCGATCTCCATTTATCTTTTCTTCAGTGCTAGGTTTAAACCTATGAAAACGATTGGTAAGATTTTACATAATATTGAAGTGGGAGACCTTCGCCATAATGTACAAATGGAATCTTCTGATGAATTCGCAAGACTTGCTCGTGGACTGAATGCTACCTTGAGACAAATTTCTGAAGTTGTGGGATCCAACCAAGTTTTTTCGGAAGACCTTGCCTCTTCCGCAGAAGAAATGTCAGCATCACTCAATATGTTGTCATCTAATGCACAAACACAGGCTGCTTCTGCCGAAGAGATATCTGCCTCAATTGAAGAAATCTCTGCCGCAGTCCAAAACGTGGATGCACAGGCCGAAGATCAGTTCCGCAAAGTGGACTTCCTAAAATTAAAAATGGCAGAACTTTCCAATTTGATTGAAGCTACTGGACGACAAGTGGGTAAGGCATCTCAAGATGTAACCCTCATTTCAGAAGAAGCTAGATCTGGTCAGACTTCTTTGGATTCGATGAGAAATTCCATCACCAAAATCAGTAACAGTTCGGAAGAAATTGGTAGTGTGATCGAAATCATTAACAATATTTCGGAACAAATCAACTTACTTGCATTAAACGCTGCAATTGAGGCCGCACGTGCTGGTGTGTATGGGCGTGGGTTTGCGGTTGTAGCAGATGAGATTGGAAAACTCGCAGAAAAAACCGCTTTTTCCATCAAAGACATTGGAGAGCTCATCCAGGCCAATGAAAAAGAAATTGAAAGTGGAAGAGAGAATATCGAAACCACAATTTCTCTCATCCAAAGAATCATCCAAGGTGTGAGTTCGTTCAATGAAATGACTGATTCCATCGAAGCGAGTACCAAAGAACAGCTCATCATCAACCAAAAGGTCGGGGAAGAGGTGGATAAGGTGAACCAAATCAGTCAGTCCATCCGACTTTCGATGGAAGAACAAAAAAACGCGATTGGAGAAGTGGCTCAGGCCATTTTCAGCATCAACGATTTGACCCAAGGAACAGCCGCAGGCTTAGAAGAGATGACTGCTACGTCCAACGGGATCGCAAATTTGGCAGAAACGCTTAAAAAGAAGATCAATTTCTTTAAAATCTCCTAGAATTTAGGAAATTTGCTTGCCGGAGTCTACATATCAAGATTTCTTGATATGTAGATATCTTGGATATGGCAACAGAAACCCTTTCCCAATCTAGGCCTTCCGGCCACCTCCTTGCCGCCACCAAAGCGATTTCCGATGAAACTCGGATTCGGATCCTTCATATCCTGAGTTTTGGGGCTTTTTCTGTGAATGAGGTGGTGGAAATTTTGGGTATGGGCCAGTCGAGGATTTCTCGGCATTTAAAGATTCTCACGGAAGCCGGCCTGATTGGATCTCGAAGGGAAGGAAGTTTGGTTTATAGTTTTCTTCCGGAAGAGGAAGATACAGACTTAAAGTTTCCTCTAGAGCTCACCAAACTATTGTTATCATATAAAGAAGATCTCCCCTCTAGAGAAAGGGACCAAAAGATGGTGCATCAAATTCTGGAAACCAGGGAAAAGAAATCAAAATCCTTTTTTGATGGGATTGCGGGGAGTTGGGAAAAATTACAGGAAGAGACCTTACATCCTAAACTTTACCGGTCTTGGATTTTACAAGAACTCCCGAATTGTGAAAATGTTTTGGATTTAGGCTGTGGGCCTGGTGGGCTCATCCCTTTTCTCTTAAACAAGGCCAAACATGTTACAGGAGTTGATAATTCCTCAAAAATGATTGAGAACGCATCTTCTCATTATGGAAAAAACCCAAGTGTTAGCCTCATCCAAACACCAATGGAACATTTGCCGCTAGCAACTAATTCTTGTGATGCGGTTGTGGCATCTATGGTAATGCATCATATCTCTCATCCACCAACAGTACTGGAAGAAGTGGCACGGGTATTAAAACCTGGTGGGGTTTTATGTATTGTTGATTTAGGAAAACACAACGCGGAGTTTATGCGTGATAATTTTGCAGACCTTTGGCTTGGATTTGAACCCGAGTTATTTGAGTCTTGGTTGTCCAATGCAGGTTTTTGCGTAGGATCTATGAATGAGATCCAAACAGAATCAAGTTTTAAAATTTTAACGATCAAAGCAACAAAGGAAGAAGGAGGACACTATGTCCACAGCAACTGAAACAAAATCGGAAAGATTGCCATTTAAAGTGAAGGATATCTCTCTTGCAGAATGGGGAAGAGAAGAGATCATTTTGGCAGAAAAAGAAATGCCGGGCCTTATGGCTCTTCGTAAAGAATTCGGAACTTCTAAGCCACTCAAAGGTGCTAGAATTTGCGGATCTCTTCACATGACAATCCAAACAGCGGTTCTAATTGAAACCTTGGCTGCATTAGGTGCTGACATTCGTTGGTCCTCTTGTAACATTTTTTCAACACAAGACCATGCGGCGGCGGCCATTGCAAAAGCAGGAATTCCTGTATTTGCTTGGAAAGGTGAAACAGAAGAAGAGTATTGGTGGTGTATTGAACAAACACTATTTTTTGACGGTGGAAAAGGACCAAACATGATCCTTGATGATGGTCATGATCTAACTCACTACATTCACGAAAAATACCCACAACTGCTTGTGGACATCAAAGGTGTTTCTGAAGAAACAACTACAGGTGTAATCGCTCTTCATAAAAAATTAAAAGCGGGAACTTTGAAAATCCCTGCAATCAATGTAAACGACTCAGTTACAAAATCTAAGTTTGATAACCTTTATGGTTGTCGCGAGTCTCTTGCAGACGGAATCAAACGTGCCACTGACGTGATGCTTGCTGGTAAAGTGGCTCTTGTTTGCGGATACGGAGACGTAGGAAAAGGTTCTGCTGCCTCTCTTCGTAATTTTGGTGCACGAGTGATTGTCACTGAAATCGATCCAATTTGTGCTCTCCAAGCTGTGATGGAAGGTTACCAAGTTCTTAGAGTGGAAGACGTGATTGAAAATGCAGACATCATTGTGACTGCAACAGGAAATGACGACATCATCTCTCTTGAACATATGAAGGCGATGAAAGACGGTGCCATCCTTTGTAATATTGGTCACTTTGATACAGAAATTCAAATGTCTCGTTTGAACTCTGAAAAAGGTGTCACTAAAAAAGAAATCAAACCACAAGTGGACAAATATACTTTCCCTAATGGAAGATCCATCATCGTTCTTGCAGAAGGTCGATTGGTTAACCTCGGTTGTGCGACTGGTCACCCATCGTTTGTCATGTCTAGTTCTTTCACAAACCAAGTTTTGGCTCAGATCGAACTTTATACTACAAAGTATGAGTTGGGTGTTTACAGACTTCCAAAACATTTGGATGAAAAAGTGGCAGCACTTCATTTGGAGCAGTTAGGAGTTCGTTTGACAACGCTTACTCAAAAACAAGCTGATTATATCAGTGTTCCACTCGAAGGTCCGTACAAACCAGACCACTACCGATACTAAAAAAATCGCCCTTTTTGGAAAAACCCAAGAAGGGCAATGGAGTTTCTCATGGCTTATGTTGTAACTGAAATTTGCGTTGATTGTAAATACACAAGTTGTGCAGCAGTTTGTCCGGTGGAAGCTTTTCATGAAGCTCCGGACACTTTGTACATCGATCCAGATACTTGTATTGATTGTAATGCTTGTCAATATGAATGCCCGATTGATGCGATTTTTCCTGACTATGACGTTCCGGAAAAACACAAACCTTCAATTGAGATTAACGCAAAAGAAGCAACCAAATACCCTGTCATTGTCACTACGAAACCACCTCTGAAAGGTGCGAAGTGTTCTGACTCGAGTAAATAAATAACTTTTAGGGTATGTGGAAATGACCATATACCCTTTGACTTTATACTGATATAATATATGAAATTTGAATATACCAATCCTTCTTCAAAAGCTCTTTTAAAATTAATGAACGAGAGAATCCTCGTTCTGGATGGTGCTATGGGTACCATGATCCAAAGACATTCTTTGGAAGAGGACGATTTCAGAGGAGATCGTTTTAAGGATTGGCCACTTTCCATCAAAGGAAATAACGACGTGTTGGCGATCACTCGTCCAGACATCATTGAATCCGTCCACTTGGAATACTTGGAAGCCGGTGCAGACATCATAGAAACAAACACCTTTAGTTCGAATGTTGTTTCCCAAGCAGATTATAAAATGGAGTCAGCGGTTCGTGATCTAAATCTTGCTGCTGTGGCTTGCGCCAAAAATGCAGTAACCAAATTTAAAGAAAAAACGGGAAAAACGGATGTATTCATTGCGGGTTCCATTGGCCCAACAGTCAAAACCGCCTCTCTTTCTCCTGACGTAAACAATCCGGCTTTTCGTGCAGTCACCTTTGATGAGTTAGTGGATTGTTTTTATGAACAAGTTTCGGCCCTTCTGGATGGAGGAGTGGATTTACTTTTACCAGAAACCAATATTGATACTTTGAATTTGAAAGCATGTATCTATGCGATTGAAAAAGTATTCGAAGAACGTAAAATTCGCATTCCTGTGATTCTTTCTGTAACCATTACAGATGCCTCTGGAAGAACTTTATCTGGTCAAACAGGGGAAGCCTTTTATGTTTCGATCAAACACGCCAAAGCACTTGCCGTTGGCATCAACTGTGCGTTAGGTGCAGGTGAGATGCGCCCTTATATCGAGGAACTTTCCCGAGTGGCGGATTGTTACGTATCTTGTTATCCGAATGCAGGACTACCGAATGCATTTGGTGGGTATGACCAAACACCAGAAGAGTTTGGTGGTTGGATGAAAAATTTTGCGGAATCAGGATTTCTCAATATTGTGGGTGGGTGTTGTGGGACCACTCCTGCTCATATCAGAGCTGCCAAAGAAGCAGTATCATCGATTGCCCCACGTCCACTCAAAGAACAACCTCAGCTCAGTACGTTCGCTGGCCTTGAACCACTCAAACTCACCAAAGACCAAGGATTTATCAATGTGGGGGAAAGAAATAACGTCACAGGATCCCCTAAATTCAAAAAACTCATCTTAGATGGAAACTTTGAAGAAGCGGTGCAGGTGGCTCTCCAACAAGTCCAAGCTGGTGCCAATATCATTGATATCAATTTTGATGAAGCCCTCCTTGACGGCGAAGCATCCATGACTAAGTTTTTAAACTTAATTGCTGGAGAACCTGACATTGCACGGGTTCCCTTTATGGTGGATTCTTCTAAGTGGTCAGTTTTACTTGCTGGTTTAAAATGCATCCAGGGAAAACCGATTGTTAACTCGATTTCTCTCAAAGAAGGAGAAGAAATATTTTTAGATCACGCCCGCACCATACAAAGATTTGGTGCCGCTGCCATAGTAATGGCTTTTGATGAACAAGGCCAGGCGGCAACGAAAGATGATAAAATTCGTATCTGCAAACGGGCTTATGACCTACTAGTCGAAAAATTAGATTTTGATCCAACTGATATTATCTTTGATCCGAATATCCTGACCGTTGGTACAGGGATTGAAGAACACAATAATTATGCGATGGATTTTATTGAAGCCACTCGTGAAATCAAACGAATTTGTCCTGGTGCTAAAGTCTCTGGGGGATTAAGTAATATTTCTTTTTCTTTTCGAGGGAACAATCCGGTTCGTGAAGCCATGCACTCTGTTTTTTTATACCATGCCATCCAAGCAGGGATGGATATGGCCATTGTCAATGCAGGGATGTTAGAAGTTTACGAACAAATTCCGAAAGATCTTCTTGAACTAGTGGAAGATGTCCTTCTCAACCGTCGTCCTGATGCTACAGAACGTTTGATCGATGCGGCTGCCAGTTTCCACGGTGAGGCGAAAGTCCAAAAGAAAGATGATGCCTGGAGGAGTGGGTCTGTAGAAGAACGCCTAACACACGCTCTTGTGAAAGGGATTGATGAATTTGTCACTCAAGATACAGAAGAAGCCCGGACTAGTTTTGCAAGACCCCTAGAAGTGATCGAAGGTCCACTCATGAATGGAATGAAGGTGGTAGGGGAACTATTTGGAGCTGGAAAGATGTTCCTTCCCCAAGTCGTAAAAAGTGCAAGGGTGATGAAAAAGGCCGTGGCTTATTTACTTCCCTTTATGGAAGAAGAGAAACGTAATCAAAAAGATGAAAGTAAACAGGCTAAATTCCTCATTGCAACGGTAAAAGGCGATGTCCATGATATTGGGAAAAATATTGTGGGAGTAGTTCTTGCATGTAATAACTATGAGGTGATTGACCTTGGGGTCATGGTCCCTTGTGAGAAGATTTTAGAAACTGCTAAAAAAGAAAATGTCGCAGCCATTGGTCTGTCGGGGTTAATCACACCTTCTCTCGATGAAATGGTTTATGTGGCCAAAGAAATGGAACGCCAAGGATTCCAAGTTCCACTTCTCATTGGTGGTGCTACTACTTCTCCAGCACATACAGCGGTGAAAATTGCCGAACAGTATTCGAAACCAGTCCTTCATGTGATGGACGCTTCTCGTGTTGTGAATGTGATGAATAGTGCCTTAAATCCGCAAACTGCCGTGGACTATGCTAAATCGATTGTGGAAGAACAGTCTAGAATTCGTGAAGAGTTTTATTCCAGAGAAAATGAAAGGAATATCCTCCCGATAAAAGATGCGATCAAAAATAAATTCCATGCTGATTGGGATTCTTATACTCCGCCAAAACCAAGTTTTACGGGGGTTAGAAAAATTGAAGACGTAACCTTGAAGGATTTACTTCCCTATATCGATTGGTCCCCATTCTTTTTGGCTTGGGAACTAAAAGGTCGATTCCCTCAAATTTTAAAAGATCCAGTCATCGGAAAGGAAGCCACTTCTCTTTATAATGATGCACAAATCATTCTCAAAGAGATGTTGGAAAATCCCACTCTCAAACCTAGAGCCGTTGTGGGGATGTTCCCAGCTGTTTCTCATGGAGAAGTAGTGGAAATCTTTGAAGACGAAACCAAAACAAAATCTTTGGGAACTTATCCTATGTTACGCCAGCAAACTGTCAAAATGACAAACCAACCAAACTATAGTTTGGCGGATTTTATTGCACCTCAAGATAAAAAGAAAGATGACTATATTGGGTATTTCGCAGTCACCGCGGGACATGGAATCGAAGAATTGGCTAGGACTTATGAGGCCAAACAAGACGATTACAATGCCATTTTGGTCAAAGCCCTTGCTGATAGATTTGCGGAAGCCTTTGCGGAATATATGCACCATAGAACCAGAGAAGACTGGGGATTTGGAAAGGATGAAAATCTAACCAAAGAAGATCTGATTCGTGAAAAATACCGGGGAATCCGGCCCGCTCCTGGTTATCCTGCTTGTCCAGACCATACGGAAAAAAAGAAAATTTGGAAACTCCTGGATGTAGAAAAAAACGCAGGGATCCAACTCACGGAATCCTGTGCGATGTGGCCGGCTAGTAGTGTGAGTGGGTATTATTTTTCCCATCCGGAAGCTCGGTATTTTGCGATTGGGAAAATCAACGAAGACCAAGTGGTGAATTATACAAAGGATAAGGAAATGGAAATTTCTGAAGTAGAACGTTGGTTGTCACCAATTCTGAACTATGATCCATCTCGTAAGTCTAAATCTTAAAAGAGTAAATTACATCTTTTAGGGGGACCAAGTGGGTTTTATCAAAAATGACCATAATCATGGGTGGAAATCTGTCGCCAAAGGAACGCTTGGTGGTGGATTTCCTTTTCATTCCAAACTGGCTACTTGGTTACAGGAATATACAAACATTCCCAAAGAAACGGAACTCGAAATTTTAGAAGTGAGTTGTGGTGAGGTGAGTTGTCCCACAGAAGAAACTTTAATTGTTTGGGATAAACAGGAATTTCGCATCTCTCGTAAAAAAGAAATGATTTCTAAAATGGATGTGGATTTATCTTGGAAGCGGTTTGTGAGTAAAACATAATCCAAAATTCTCCTCAAAGGGTGGTGGCGTATGTATCGGCTCCAGATTCTGTTTTATTTTCTCACCATTTTTTCTTTTGCGATCATTCCACAATCGATTGATGCAAAAAATTGCCTTATACGCGAAGACAAATCCTTTTGTGAAGGAGACCAGGTTCTTTTTCCTTTTCCAAAATCAGAAAAACAATACTTTGGGATCATTGAAAAGGTAGATCCAGAAGTTCAAAACGGAAGTCACAAAGGGATGAGGTGGATTCGTCTGGATGACGGTTCCCTCCTAACAGATAATAGGGGTTATCATCATTATTTCCATCTTGCTGATTTAAAAGAATGTTCCGTATTTTCAGGTCAGAAAGTTTGTGTCGGCCAAATAGTTCCTGTAATGGGATACTCCGGGAATGGTGGTAGCTTCGGTTATATGACAGTCGTTGCCATTGCTCCAGCAATGTTTGGAACTGGTTACGAAATGTACGGACCAACGAAAGAAAGAAATGGCAATACCGTGTTGGTTCAAGCAAATGAAATTCCAATAGTAACTGGGAAAGTTCCAGGATTCCCAGAAATTCAATTTGGCCATCCTTTCCCCAATGCTTATGGGAAGAAAGAAAGAGTGATTTTATACGATACGGAAGATAAGAATTATGCTCTGGAGTCCGAAGGAGAAAACCATTTAGTTTGGTATGACGAAAGTGAATTAAGGATTCGATATAACCAGATCACAGAGTATCCAATTGAGTGGGAAGGAAGGCTTGAAGAAATCGTAGATTGTTATTCAGATTCTTGTGCTAAGGACAGACTAAGTTGGCGGGCTAATCTGTATTTAACTTCAGAATGCGAAAATAGAGTTTTTGGTTATCAAAAATCTTCAACTCGAGGTACTACTTTTGAAATCGTGAACTTTGTATCTAGTTTTGAGTATCTTAAATACATTGGTTCCCATCATATGGGTGGAGATGTATTTTGGCCCATTCCCAGGAAAAAGGTCAAAGCCTTCGTGAAAGCAAAAACAGTTTGCGTTTCTAAAGAAACTAAAAAATAAAAAGGAACCGATATTGCCCGCACAAGGGATCGTAGTGGAAATCCTTTCCCGTGGTAATAATAATAGGGATATAAAATCGTTGTGGAAAGATTGTAGCGGAGAGCCCGGTCGGTTTTATACCAAGTGATCATACTGTACTAAGTTCGATGTGCCCAAGGAAAAACAAATCAATGGAAAATCAATTTCAGTTTTTAAGAAACAATCCAAAGTATATTTTTTTAATCGATGGACTTGGTGCCATCCTTTCGGCTGTATTATTGTCTTTGGTTCTTCCTCTTTTCATCGACTCACTAGGGATGCCTTTGGAAACACTTTATATTCTATCTATTTTGCCCGTATTCTATTCCGTATATTCTTTGTTATGTTATTTTTTAAATCCCACACAGTGGAAGTTTTATTTGCGGATCATTGCTTTTGCCAATTTTTTATATTGTATCGTTACAATGGTTTATTTGATTTTGAATTTAGAACAAACTACGATTTGGGGTGAATTGTATTTTGTTTTAGAAATGATAGTAGTCGTTAGTTTGGCTAGTATGGAATGGAAGTTGGCTAATTAGAGTGAGCAGTTACGGGCATATAGTATTTTAGACCCAAGTTTCCTTGTATCTCTGGGGCCCAAAGATCATCTAAAGTTCGACCAGCTTCCCTCGCATTGATCGGAACCCGTACCATACCCTCAAAGGTTAAGTTACTATTGGAAATACTGATTCCAGGTGTAACGTAAACTTGTCGTCCCACAAAATTTGTCCTAGATGGTTCTTGGGCACGGATGGAGGAGTTTAGTCGGTTATTGATATCGCTATCAAAACGATGTAATTCTGAAAGTTGTAGAAAAAGTTCCCAACGAGAGTTCTTGATAAAAGAAAACAAATTTCGATTGAGTCTGTATTTGATTCGTACTTTAGACTCTGCTATATCTACATAGCCAGAAGCGCCTTGGTTCATGGACATTCCCATACTGAGGCCAAGGTCGAAGGTAA encodes:
- the metH gene encoding methionine synthase — its product is MKFEYTNPSSKALLKLMNERILVLDGAMGTMIQRHSLEEDDFRGDRFKDWPLSIKGNNDVLAITRPDIIESVHLEYLEAGADIIETNTFSSNVVSQADYKMESAVRDLNLAAVACAKNAVTKFKEKTGKTDVFIAGSIGPTVKTASLSPDVNNPAFRAVTFDELVDCFYEQVSALLDGGVDLLLPETNIDTLNLKACIYAIEKVFEERKIRIPVILSVTITDASGRTLSGQTGEAFYVSIKHAKALAVGINCALGAGEMRPYIEELSRVADCYVSCYPNAGLPNAFGGYDQTPEEFGGWMKNFAESGFLNIVGGCCGTTPAHIRAAKEAVSSIAPRPLKEQPQLSTFAGLEPLKLTKDQGFINVGERNNVTGSPKFKKLILDGNFEEAVQVALQQVQAGANIIDINFDEALLDGEASMTKFLNLIAGEPDIARVPFMVDSSKWSVLLAGLKCIQGKPIVNSISLKEGEEIFLDHARTIQRFGAAAIVMAFDEQGQAATKDDKIRICKRAYDLLVEKLDFDPTDIIFDPNILTVGTGIEEHNNYAMDFIEATREIKRICPGAKVSGGLSNISFSFRGNNPVREAMHSVFLYHAIQAGMDMAIVNAGMLEVYEQIPKDLLELVEDVLLNRRPDATERLIDAAASFHGEAKVQKKDDAWRSGSVEERLTHALVKGIDEFVTQDTEEARTSFARPLEVIEGPLMNGMKVVGELFGAGKMFLPQVVKSARVMKKAVAYLLPFMEEEKRNQKDESKQAKFLIATVKGDVHDIGKNIVGVVLACNNYEVIDLGVMVPCEKILETAKKENVAAIGLSGLITPSLDEMVYVAKEMERQGFQVPLLIGGATTSPAHTAVKIAEQYSKPVLHVMDASRVVNVMNSALNPQTAVDYAKSIVEEQSRIREEFYSRENERNILPIKDAIKNKFHADWDSYTPPKPSFTGVRKIEDVTLKDLLPYIDWSPFFLAWELKGRFPQILKDPVIGKEATSLYNDAQIILKEMLENPTLKPRAVVGMFPAVSHGEVVEIFEDETKTKSLGTYPMLRQQTVKMTNQPNYSLADFIAPQDKKKDDYIGYFAVTAGHGIEELARTYEAKQDDYNAILVKALADRFAEAFAEYMHHRTREDWGFGKDENLTKEDLIREKYRGIRPAPGYPACPDHTEKKKIWKLLDVEKNAGIQLTESCAMWPASSVSGYYFSHPEARYFAIGKINEDQVVNYTKDKEMEISEVERWLSPILNYDPSRKSKS